In the Populus trichocarpa isolate Nisqually-1 chromosome 8, P.trichocarpa_v4.1, whole genome shotgun sequence genome, TGTGAGCATTCATCCTCTGTTTATTTCCGTGATGCGGTTTATATTTTGCTTCAATCAACATCTGGCTTGAAGTTTTGGTCAATAAAGAATtataatatacatttttttttaaacttcacaACTACAAAATCTACGCAAAAAACACACACTTATATTTAGGTTGGAGCGTGGACGTGTAAAACAACAAGGGAAGCCGGAGCATGCAGGACCATGGGATAACTGAGAGAGGACCTCCGTTCTGGGCTCTGCTTGTTCACCGTGTCATAGATGTATTATTCTATCCAAGGATAGTTTTTGCTAATCAAAACTGAAATGCAATTCTGCCTCCTTAGATAATCTCTCTCCCCCTAGATCTCCCTGGAACCTGCTTATCTTgtctggaaattaagctttgttttggtttgtgaAGAGTCCAGCTTTAACTTCGATTTTACGACAACCCATCGATCATTTGTATAGTTTCAGAGAGGTTCTTAGCTCGATCTTTGGATCCGACTGCTTTGTTTTTATGAATCCCatttatagattttatttggCTCAACAACAAATCTTGATGGAACCGATTATTTGGGCAGTTTGGATCCATCTTGCGAAGCCACACTTCCTACCCATGCATGCCAGATAAGGCTGAAGTGAACAATACATTCCAGGGCTTGCATTGAAAAATTCCAAGCTCTAAGTAAGTTTCCTCCATTTTTTGGAATGGAATAAGCAACTTCCTACTCGCATGTTCCCTACACGCACTCTTTCAGTTCTTAGGCTCTGTCCAAAACCAGATGAGAAAGGACGCTCACATTACACTTGTAGAGAAGGAGACTGGCCGCTTAGGACAAGACTGGCAATAAATTCTGTAGCAGCATATAGATTTTACAGAGTACGGTGAGGAATTTTCTAGGAAATTTCGTAACCGGAGCACTTTAAATTAGACGCAAACCTGCTTCCACTGGTCAAACTAGTAGCTCGGTTTCGGTGAAGTGGAGTTGTAGTTGGAATTGGTAGTGAGACTTCTTCTGAACTTATCTCATAAGTTTTAGGAGaatcttttttctgttttccaagTGCTTTTACTGCTTTACATAATTTTGTTTGGTATAATCATGATATcaaatttaaacctttttttttttcttgctgtaGTAATTTATACGGCTTGATGGTATGGGATATCCTTGTATATCAATCGAGATTAAGTCTCCTCTCCAAGGGCTATACATAGTTATGAATGTTGGAGCtgcatttaatttcttgatactAACTTTAATTAACTAGCTCACGAGCTTTTCCTTAGCTTGCCCTTGGTTAAATTGTAGCCAATTATGTGTTGTTGAATTTGTTCTCTAAACAGTATCTTTAACAATTTGCAGATTTTCTAAGAGCCCGTTAAGCATCCGTGTTTGCTAAACTACGTCGATGGCTTCCAATGGTGCAAAGCAGTCCTTTCTGTCAGGATTGGTGGATCCCACCTCTCAACGAATTGATGATTGTTCTCCCAACAGAAAAAGGTTTCGCAGTCTTCAAAGTACTCTAGCAGAGTTTGTTCCTTCAGATGTTGGTGGCAAATGGCCAATTCCAAGTTATGAATTCCTTTTTGGGGGACTTCACCAGAGCCTGAAGACACTAGCTATGATCTTGGCCGTCTACGTGTCTGCTGGCACTATGTGCTTTTATGCTGTCAGGGATGATATCAAAGGGAAGACATCAAATCCGATTCTTGATTCTCTGTACTTCTGTATTGTGACGATGACCACAGTGGGATACGGGGACCTTGTGCCCAATAGTGCCTCCGTGAAGTTAGCTGTCTGTGTTTTTGTCTTCATAGGGATGGCTCTTGTTGGACTGATACTGAGCAAAGCAGGAGATTATTTGGTAGAGAAGCAGGAAATATTACTGGTTGAAGCCCTTCACATGCATCAAAAACTCGGTCCAGCTGCATTTCTGAAGGAAACTGATATTTACAAAGTCAAATACAAATGCTATTTGGCTGTAGCTATTCTTTCAGGGCTTATGATGATCGGATCAGTTTTCCTATACATGATTGAGGATCTGGACGTTGTTGATTCTTTCTACTGTGTCTGTTCTACCATTTCAACTCTCGGTTATGGAGATAAGAGCTTCTCAACTGGATATGGCCGTATGTTCGCTGTAGTTTGGATAATGACGGGCACTGTTGGTTTAGGTCAGTT is a window encoding:
- the LOC7497776 gene encoding two-pore potassium channel 1 is translated as MASNGAKQSFLSGLVDPTSQRIDDCSPNRKRFRSLQSTLAEFVPSDVGGKWPIPSYEFLFGGLHQSLKTLAMILAVYVSAGTMCFYAVRDDIKGKTSNPILDSLYFCIVTMTTVGYGDLVPNSASVKLAVCVFVFIGMALVGLILSKAGDYLVEKQEILLVEALHMHQKLGPAAFLKETDIYKVKYKCYLAVAILSGLMMIGSVFLYMIEDLDVVDSFYCVCSTISTLGYGDKSFSTGYGRMFAVVWIMTGTVGLGQLYMYIVELFTESRQRKLVNWVLTKMMANSDFEAANIDDDAVGTAELILYKLKEMGKISQEDIMLAQTTPMKK